Proteins co-encoded in one Capnocytophaga ochracea DSM 7271 genomic window:
- the tatA gene encoding twin-arginine translocase TatA/TatE family subunit, which produces MLSIFLGVVGPWQVVIIVALILLLFGGKKIPELMRGLGTGIREFKEATKENNDTDKKKENTEKLEN; this is translated from the coding sequence ATGCTAAGTATATTTTTAGGGGTAGTAGGTCCCTGGCAAGTAGTCATCATTGTAGCTCTTATATTGTTGCTCTTTGGAGGCAAGAAAATTCCCGAATTAATGCGCGGTCTCGGCACAGGTATTCGCGAGTTCAAAGAGGCTACCAAAGAGAATAACGATACCGACAAGAAAAAAGAAAATACCGAGAAATTAGAAAATTAG
- a CDS encoding DUF4837 family protein: MKRFLFASIACSLLLLGCNNSNNKNGETYLPSSVGQINTLAVVIDNDLWEGAVGDTIRRYFAAPIDGLPTEEPIFSLHQVPPQVFEGNTRNSRNVLIVHRGNKNEATISDDVYAKPQVVCEVQGKQVRDIACKVEEFHNQFILAFKNNDLKETRHRFEKALSTDKQVEQTLGFKFVMPAVYEVRKYGDNFFWIERPIKGGRASIILYEMPLGSIPADEEGRAKTIVKMRDSIGKKYIPGPKEGMYMVTETYLAPSISETKIKGRKTIESKGLWEVKDFALGGPYINYIIEDKAHNRLVVAEGFLYAPGVAKRDMLFELEAIIKSIEFSR, from the coding sequence ATGAAACGCTTTTTATTTGCAAGCATCGCCTGCTCCTTGCTCCTATTGGGTTGTAACAATAGCAACAATAAAAACGGAGAAACTTACCTCCCCTCTTCAGTAGGGCAAATCAACACCCTCGCCGTGGTCATCGATAACGACCTCTGGGAAGGCGCCGTAGGCGATACCATTCGCCGTTACTTCGCCGCCCCTATCGATGGGCTACCTACCGAAGAACCCATCTTTTCGTTACATCAAGTGCCCCCACAAGTATTTGAAGGCAACACCCGTAATAGTCGCAATGTGCTCATTGTGCATCGCGGTAATAAAAACGAAGCAACTATTAGCGACGATGTATACGCCAAACCACAAGTGGTATGCGAAGTACAAGGCAAACAAGTGCGCGATATAGCCTGCAAAGTCGAAGAATTTCACAACCAATTTATCCTTGCCTTCAAGAACAACGACCTCAAAGAAACACGCCATCGCTTCGAAAAAGCACTCAGTACCGATAAACAAGTAGAACAAACCTTAGGCTTCAAATTCGTGATGCCCGCCGTGTACGAAGTGAGAAAATACGGCGACAATTTCTTCTGGATAGAACGCCCTATCAAAGGCGGTAGAGCAAGTATTATCCTCTACGAAATGCCTTTGGGAAGTATCCCTGCCGATGAAGAAGGGCGGGCTAAAACCATCGTAAAGATGCGCGATTCCATAGGCAAAAAATATATTCCAGGCCCCAAAGAAGGTATGTATATGGTTACCGAAACCTATTTAGCTCCCAGCATCAGCGAAACGAAGATAAAAGGACGAAAAACCATTGAAAGCAAAGGCTTGTGGGAAGTAAAAGATTTCGCCCTTGGAGGCCCTTATATCAATTATATTATTGAAGACAAAGCTCATAACCGCCTGGTAGTAGCCGAAGGTTTTTTATATGCACCAGGCGTTGCCAAACGCGATATGCTCTTCGAACTCGAAGCCATTATCAAGTCGATAGAATTTAGTCGTTAG